A genomic window from Syngnathus typhle isolate RoL2023-S1 ecotype Sweden linkage group LG18, RoL_Styp_1.0, whole genome shotgun sequence includes:
- the mrpl10 gene encoding large ribosomal subunit protein uL10m: protein MATTLCAILLPKTGWLPLTQTIRHGSRAVTRHRKPMHFLKQKLMAVTEYIPPKPPAPPGAYPPETVVVQEQESHLIKLLKQDLEEVFRDCKMVAVAQNNGSTSDDMMMLKNRFHKHDIKVKFFPNQVMRSFLSESIYSNLAPLFIGPTVLFVSKEPKVKEMLSTLRVSPQMILLGACVENTLLSVQGVASYAKLPSVSVVQGELVSGLSLIVSQTSTLLRQHPTHLTALLQQYVAQQAEAQETT, encoded by the exons ATGGCGACGACCTTGTGTGCAATATTACTACCTAAAACAG GATGGCTCCCCCTAACTCAGACCATTCGGCATGGCTCCAGGGCTGTCACCCGCCACAGAAAACCAATGCACTTCCTTAAACAGAAGTTGATGGCTGTGACAGAGTACATTCCCCCAAAGCCGCCGGCTCCCCCCGGCGCGTACCCACCTGAAACAGTCGTGGTCCAGGAGCAG GAGAGTCACTTGATAAAGTTGCTGAAGCAAGACCTGGAGGAGGTCTTCCGTGACTGCAAGATGGTGGCTGTGGCACAGAATAATGGCTCCACCTCTGATGACATGATGATGCTCAAGAACAGGTTCCACAAGCATGATATTAAGGTCAAGTTCTTCCCCAACCAG GTGATGCGTTCCTTCCTCAGCGAGAGCATTTACAGCAACTTGGCTCCCCTGTTCATCGGACCCACCGTACTGTTTGTCAGCAAAGAGCCTAAAGTGAAAGAAATGCTGTCCACGCTGCGGGTCAGCCCGCAAATGATTCTACTAG GAGCATGTGTGGAGAACACGCTGCTGAGTGTGCAGGGCGTGGCGAGCTACGCCAAGCTGCCGTCAGTCAGCGTGGTCCAGGGCGAGCTGGTGAGCGGCTTGAGCTTGATTGTTTCGCAAACCAGCACCCTGCTGCGGCAGCACCCCACCCACCTGACGGCGCTGTTGCAGCAGTATGTAGCGCAGCAGGCTGAAGCCCAGGAAACCACGTGA
- the pnpo gene encoding pyridoxine-5'-phosphate oxidase isoform X2, with protein sequence MFTQKGLLPAPGPRLFQCFEENQLSSLDPIKQFGSWFGEATQCPEIGEANAMCIATATKDGRPSARMVLLKGYSDNGFRFFTNYESRKGRELEGNPYACLVFYWEPLNRQIRIEGEVERIPYQSSCDYFHSRPKSSQIGAVVSRQSTPVPNRDFLREKNAELEEKYKDTQVPMPDYWGGYVVKPQLIEFWQGQTNRLHDRIVFTKVAADAELGEHQRRGEGCWAYQRLSP encoded by the exons ATGTTTACTCAAAAAGGATTGTTACCTGCTCCTGGACCACGACTGTTTCAG TGTTTTGAGGAGAACCAGCTATCTTCTCTGGACCCAATTAAGCAGTTTGGAAGCTGGTTCGGTGAAGCCACCCAGTGTCCTGAGATTGGAGAGGCCAACGCCATGTGCATCGCCACGGCAACCAA AGACGGACGCCCGTCGGCCCGCATGGTTCTGCTTAAAGGTTACAGCGACAATGGATTCCGATTCTTCACCAACTACGAGAGCCGCAAGGGAAGGGAGCTG GAGGGCAACCCTTACGCCTGTCTCGTCTTCTACTGGGAGCCTTTGAACAGACAG ATCCGCATTGAGGGCGAGGTGGAGCGAATCCCCTATCAGAGCTCTTGTGATTATTTCCACTCACGGCCAAAAAGCAGCCAGATCGGGGCGGTGGTGAGCCGGCAGAGCACGCCGGTTCCCAACAGAGAC TTCCTGAGGGAGAAAAACGCAGAGCTAGAGGAAAAGTATAAGGACACACAAGTGCCGATGCCAGACTACTG GGGGGGCTATGTGGTGAAACCCCAGCTGATAGAGTTCTGGCAGGGTCAAACCAACAGGCTCCACGACCGCATCGTCTTCACAAAAGTGGCTGCAGACGCTGAGCTAGGCGAGCATCAGCGGCGTGGAGAAGGTTGCTGGGCTTATCAGCGACTCTCGCCGTGA
- the LOC133143020 gene encoding glucagon receptor-like: MAGGKVLEETYHKWLQYKDDCIKMIENEPLPEDGLFCNRTFDRYACWPDAPAGSLVNISCPFYLPWYDQVSHGVVLRRCGTDGFWERDEKGHVWRDKSQCEEEKEVASQEMWLKKMMLSFRTLYTVGYSLSLLTLVTALVILLSFRKLRCTRNYIHVNLFLSFILRAVSVIVKDTMLERHWGREIVKPGDVSEMLSHQAAIGCRIAQALMQYCVLANHYWFFGEAIYLYSVLIASVLIDSNKYLPYICLGWGTPLLFVVPWVVMKILKENKECWAVNENMNYWWIIRSPILFASLINFLIFVKILKVILSKLRANNQSDYYSYKRRQVVKM, from the exons ATGGCCGGCGGAAAAGTGTTAGAAGAAACCTACCACAAGTGGTTACAGTATAAGGACGACTGCATCAAGATGATTGAAAATGAGCCTCTACCTGAAG ATGGCTTGTTTTGCAACAGGACCTTTGATAGATACGCCTGCTGGCCAGATGCTCCTGCTGGATCTCTTGTGAACATCTCCTGTCCTTTCTACCTGCCCTGGTATGATCAAG TGTCGCACGGCGTGGTGCTGCGCCGCTGCGGCACCGACGGTTTTTGGGAGCGTGATGAGAAGGGCCACGTGTGGAGAGATAAGTCCCAGTGTGAAGAGGAAAAAGAGGTGGCATCCCAGGAG ATGTGGCTCAAAAAAATGATGTTGAGCTTCAGGACGTTGTACACGGTGGGCTACTCCCTTTCTCTCCTCACTCTCGTTACTGCTCTTGTTATTCTACTGAGCTTCAG GAAACTGCGTTGCACGCGGAACTACATCCACGTCAACCTCTTCCTGTCCTTCATCTTGCGAGCCGTGTCCGTCATCGTGAAGGACACCATGCTGGAACGACACTGGGGACGTGAGATCGTGAAACCCGGCGACGTGAGCGAGATGCTCAGTCATCAG GCTGCTATCGGTTGTCGGATAGCTCAGGCGCTGATGCAATACTGCGTGCTGGCCAACCACTACTGGTTCTTTGGAGAAGCCATTTATTTGTACTCGGTGCTGATTGCCTCGGTCCTCATCGACAGTAACAAATATTTGCCTTACATCTGTCTCGGCTGGG GAACTCCGCTTCTCTTTGTGGTTCCCTGGGTGGTGATGAAGattctgaaagaaaacaaaga ATGTTGGGCTGTCAACGAGAACATGAACTACTGGTGGATCATTCGTTCGCCCATTCTTTTTGCTTCGCTC ATCAATTTCCTGATATTTGTGAAGATTCTGAAGGTTATTCTATCCAAGCTACGAGCCAACAACCAGAGTGACTATTACAGTTACAAACGCCGGCAAGTCGTGAAGATGTAG
- the pnpo gene encoding pyridoxine-5'-phosphate oxidase isoform X3, translated as MDLSDMRKKYKGDEECFEENQLSSLDPIKQFGSWFGEATQCPEIGEANAMCIATATKDGRPSARMVLLKGYSDNGFRFFTNYESRKGRELEGNPYACLVFYWEPLNRQIRIEGEVERIPYQSSCDYFHSRPKSSQIGAVVSRQSTPVPNRDFLREKNAELEEKYKDTQVPMPDYWGGYVVKPQLIEFWQGQTNRLHDRIVFTKVAADAELGEHQRRGEGCWAYQRLSP; from the exons ATGGATCTCAGTGACATGAGGAAGAAATACAAAGGAGACGAGGAG TGTTTTGAGGAGAACCAGCTATCTTCTCTGGACCCAATTAAGCAGTTTGGAAGCTGGTTCGGTGAAGCCACCCAGTGTCCTGAGATTGGAGAGGCCAACGCCATGTGCATCGCCACGGCAACCAA AGACGGACGCCCGTCGGCCCGCATGGTTCTGCTTAAAGGTTACAGCGACAATGGATTCCGATTCTTCACCAACTACGAGAGCCGCAAGGGAAGGGAGCTG GAGGGCAACCCTTACGCCTGTCTCGTCTTCTACTGGGAGCCTTTGAACAGACAG ATCCGCATTGAGGGCGAGGTGGAGCGAATCCCCTATCAGAGCTCTTGTGATTATTTCCACTCACGGCCAAAAAGCAGCCAGATCGGGGCGGTGGTGAGCCGGCAGAGCACGCCGGTTCCCAACAGAGAC TTCCTGAGGGAGAAAAACGCAGAGCTAGAGGAAAAGTATAAGGACACACAAGTGCCGATGCCAGACTACTG GGGGGGCTATGTGGTGAAACCCCAGCTGATAGAGTTCTGGCAGGGTCAAACCAACAGGCTCCACGACCGCATCGTCTTCACAAAAGTGGCTGCAGACGCTGAGCTAGGCGAGCATCAGCGGCGTGGAGAAGGTTGCTGGGCTTATCAGCGACTCTCGCCGTGA
- the pnpo gene encoding pyridoxine-5'-phosphate oxidase isoform X1, with product MFTQKGLLPAPGPRLFQSTRDSSSMDLSDMRKKYKGDEECFEENQLSSLDPIKQFGSWFGEATQCPEIGEANAMCIATATKDGRPSARMVLLKGYSDNGFRFFTNYESRKGRELEGNPYACLVFYWEPLNRQIRIEGEVERIPYQSSCDYFHSRPKSSQIGAVVSRQSTPVPNRDFLREKNAELEEKYKDTQVPMPDYWGGYVVKPQLIEFWQGQTNRLHDRIVFTKVAADAELGEHQRRGEGCWAYQRLSP from the exons ATGTTTACTCAAAAAGGATTGTTACCTGCTCCTGGACCACGACTGTTTCAG TCGACGCGTGACAGCTCCAGCATGGATCTCAGTGACATGAGGAAGAAATACAAAGGAGACGAGGAG TGTTTTGAGGAGAACCAGCTATCTTCTCTGGACCCAATTAAGCAGTTTGGAAGCTGGTTCGGTGAAGCCACCCAGTGTCCTGAGATTGGAGAGGCCAACGCCATGTGCATCGCCACGGCAACCAA AGACGGACGCCCGTCGGCCCGCATGGTTCTGCTTAAAGGTTACAGCGACAATGGATTCCGATTCTTCACCAACTACGAGAGCCGCAAGGGAAGGGAGCTG GAGGGCAACCCTTACGCCTGTCTCGTCTTCTACTGGGAGCCTTTGAACAGACAG ATCCGCATTGAGGGCGAGGTGGAGCGAATCCCCTATCAGAGCTCTTGTGATTATTTCCACTCACGGCCAAAAAGCAGCCAGATCGGGGCGGTGGTGAGCCGGCAGAGCACGCCGGTTCCCAACAGAGAC TTCCTGAGGGAGAAAAACGCAGAGCTAGAGGAAAAGTATAAGGACACACAAGTGCCGATGCCAGACTACTG GGGGGGCTATGTGGTGAAACCCCAGCTGATAGAGTTCTGGCAGGGTCAAACCAACAGGCTCCACGACCGCATCGTCTTCACAAAAGTGGCTGCAGACGCTGAGCTAGGCGAGCATCAGCGGCGTGGAGAAGGTTGCTGGGCTTATCAGCGACTCTCGCCGTGA
- the osbpl7 gene encoding oxysterol-binding protein-related protein 7, giving the protein MTSLALNRSQSLASGLEKSSPTWNKAPPSRSSSTLSSRHSRQLIKDWEVVDDFQVEANAAGEHPQERSTPGVCEGYLLKRRKWPLKGWHKRYFVLEGGILRYCKNQQDVSIGRVQGSLDISSAVMSINKKSNRIDLDAGNILYHMKAKSHELFYIWVTKLQAHRSYKKNEAAAGHGGAHNGLTLDAAFLGGRPKSCPPSSAKDAVDSKVSAWLQQSSPPDVCAQELNRCNLDLSELNRLVQKLQLLEAGQTFTNGELQRIISSQNISLEKPKKQKPGKVWGHSRTLSRVEALGMLSSGPLSSSSHLGASVPSIPDYVYSQLTPLNAASSAEGKKIQQDICAVSRRVLATLQTVHHSLCQERQKLRGVWENNDIDNSHTDEVAAGRRSSRRPPSVAESTAEYFDASDDFLFGSSSDVSDESGLSDGSTSNSEPEEGHLSATRKYRASISRSPHSVAPKSNGQRTTLPAPCPDNSHVGLMAILYNNIGKDLARVSMPAALNEPVNLLQRLCEELEYSQLLDTAVATADPYQRMVYIAAFAISGYSTATFRNRYKPFNPVLGETYECVREDGAFRFISEQVCHHPPISACHAESENYSFWQDQRWKNKFWGKSLEIVPTGMVNVTVPRYGDHYEWNKVVTCIHNVLSQQRYLEHYGEVTIRNLKSNACTCKITFVKSRYWGSDANKNEVQGTVLDQSGSVIHRFGGLWHEGIFCDTLPTPKCVWKPNPQPKDHLIYYGFSAFAMELNQLTADLKPLLPPTDSRLRPDQRMLEEGLVEETDRKKDEIEELQRERRKELGKKGEEHVPAFFKKAKDSCGRDVWLTNETYWKLREDPGFAKLPCVTLW; this is encoded by the exons ATGACTTCCTTGGCCCTAAATCGCAGCCAGTCGTTGGCGAGCGGCCTGGAGAAGTCGTCGCCCACATGGAACAAAGCTCCGCCCtcccgcagcagcagcactctGTCGTCTCGACACTCGCGACAG ctgATTAAAGACTGGGAAGTGGTCGACGACTTCCAAGTGGAAGCGAATGCCGCGGGGGAGCATCCTCAAGAGAGGAGCACTCCGGGCGTCTGTGAAGGTTATCTTCTCAAGAGGAGGAAGTGGCCGCTTAAAGGCTGGCACAAG CGCTACTTTGTACTGGAGGGAGGGATCTTGAGATATTGTAAAAATCAACAAGAT GTGTCCATAGGAAGAGTGCAGGGCTCTCTGGACATAAGCAGCGCTGTCATGTCCATCAACAAGAAGTCCAACCGGATCGATTTGGACGCAGGAAACATTTTGTATCACATGAAG GCAAAGAGCCACGAGCTCTTCTACATTTGGGTGACCAAGCTACAGGCGCATCGCTCGTACAAGAAAAACGAGGCGGCGGCGGGACACGGCGGCGCCCACAACGGACTAACGCTGGACGCCGCCTTCCTCGGCGGACGGCCAAAGAGTTGCCCTCCGAGCTCCGCCAAGGATGCTGTCGACAGCAAAGTGTCGGCGTGGCTGCAGCAGAGTTCGCCTCCTGATGTCTGCGCTCAAG AACTGAACCGTTGCAATTTAGACCTTTCCGAACTGAACCGCCTTGTCCAGAAGCTGCAGCTGCTGGAGGCGGGCCAAACGTTCACCAACGGGGAACTGCAGCGGATCATCAGCTCACAG AATATTTCCCTGGAGAAGCCAAAGAAGCAAAAGCCAGGAAAAGTGTGGGGTCACTCTCGCACCCTATCCAGAGTAGAAGCACTGGGAATG ctGTCCTCCGGCCCTCTGAGCAGCTCCTCCCACTTGGGCGCCTCCGTTCCATCCATCCCGGACTACGTCTACTCGCAGTTGACCCCCCTTAACGCTGCCTCATCTGCAGAGGGCAAGAAGATCCAGCAGGACATCTGCGCTGTTTCACGGCGAG TCTTGGCCACGCTCCAAACGGTCCACCACTCATTGTGCCAAGAGCGGCAGAAGCTGCGGGGAGTCTGGGAAAACAATGACATCGACAACTCCCACACGGATGAG GTGGCAGCGGGGAGGCGATCATCCCGCAGGCCTCCCTCGGTGGCCGAGTCGACGGCCGAGTATTTCGACGCCAGCGATGACTTCCTGTTTGGGAGTTCCTCTGACGTGTCTGATGAGTCGGGACTCAGCGACGGTAGCACGTCCAACTCCGAGCCGGAGGAAGGACATC TATCCGCCACCCGAAAGTACCGCGCCAGCATTTCCAGATCTCCTCACAGCGTTGCTCCGAAGAGCAACGGCCAGCGAACAACGCTTCCCGCGCCGTGTCCTGACAACAGCCACGTGGGCCTCATGGCCATCCTCTACAACAACATCG GCAAGGACCTGGCTCGTGTGTCCATGCCGGCCGCTCTCAACGAGCCCGTCAACCTGCTGCAGCGACTGTGCGAGGAGCTGGAGTACAGCCAGCTGCTCGACACCGCCGTCGCCACCGCCGACCCCTACCAGAGGATG GTCTACATTGCCGCCTTCGCCATTTCGGGCTACTCCACCGCCACCTTCCGAAACCGCTACAAGCCCTTCAACCCGGTTCTGGGAGAGACCTACGAGTGCGTGCGGGAAGACGGCGCTTTTCGTTTCATCAGCGAGCAG GTGTGCCACCACCCGCCCATCTCCGCTTGTCACGCAGAATCCGAGAACTACTCCTTCTGGCAAG ACCAGAGGTGGAAGAACAAATTTTGGGGCAAGTCGCTGGAGATCGTGCCAACCGGGATGGTGAACGTCACCGTTCCCAG GTACGGAGATCACTACGAGTGGAACAAAGTGGTGACGTGCATCCACAACGTGCTGAGTCAGCAGCGCTACCTGGAACATTACGGGGAAGTCACCATCCGCAACCTGAAGAGCAACGCGTGTACCTGCAAGATCACTTTTGTCAAG TCTCGCTACTGGGGCTCGGACGCAAACAAGAACGAGGTCCAGGGCACCGTGCTGGACCAGAGTGGCAGCGTCATCCACCGCTTTGGAGGTCTCTGGCATGAGGGGATCTTCTGTGACACGCTGCCCACACCCAAATGCGTCTGGAAGCcaa ACCCTCAACCCAAAGACCACCTGATCTACTACGGCTTCTCCGCCTTTGCCATGGAGCTCAACCAGCTCACGGCAGACCTCAAACCTCTGCTGCCCCCTACTGACAGCCGCCTGCGCCCCGACCAGAG GATGCTGGAGGAGGGCCTAGTGGAGGAGACGGACCGAAAGAAAGACGAGATCGAGGAGCTGCAGAGGGAGAGGAGGAAGGAGCTCGGCAAGAAAGGAGAGGAGCACGTCCCGGCGTTCTTCAA AAAAGCCAAAGATTCTTGCGGGCGCGACGTGTGGTTGACAAATGAGACTTACTGGAAACTCCGAGAGGATCCCGGCTTTGCAAAGCTCCCGTGTGTCACGCTGTGGTGA